In Bradyrhizobium erythrophlei, a single genomic region encodes these proteins:
- a CDS encoding flagellin — MSGIVLSAAVRQNLLSLQDTAALLSTTQNRLASGKKVNSALDNPTNFFTAQGLDNRASDINNLLDAVGNGVQVLQAANTGLTSLEKLVDTAKSIASQVLQTTTGYSVKASATSTAPTGAGPLAVPGTITDLTNAGTNSLQGKTFIFTPASGPATTITISSTVAAGNVNSIAAFNAALTTAGLGLTASLASDGSITLTSNNDNASQTLTTGTTAAANNIAISGTDTAALVTPTGGAAGKPLADPNSQSTRAGLVSQYNNIIAQITTTSQDSSFNGINLLNGDDLKLTFNETGTSTLSINGVTFDAAGLGLSPLTAGTDFLDNSSANAVIAKLATSSDQLRSEASALGSNLSIVQIRQDFAKSLINVLQTGSSNLTLADSNEEAANSQALSTRQSIAVSALALANQSQQSVLQLLR; from the coding sequence ATGTCCGGTATTGTTCTCTCCGCGGCGGTTCGCCAGAATCTGCTTTCGCTGCAAGATACCGCCGCGCTCTTGTCCACCACTCAAAACCGTCTTGCGAGTGGCAAGAAGGTCAACTCGGCACTGGACAATCCAACCAATTTCTTCACTGCGCAGGGCCTGGATAACCGCGCCAGCGACATTAACAATCTGCTCGACGCCGTCGGCAATGGCGTGCAGGTGCTGCAAGCCGCCAACACCGGTCTCACCTCGCTGGAGAAACTGGTCGATACCGCCAAGTCGATCGCCAGCCAGGTGCTTCAGACCACCACGGGCTATTCGGTGAAGGCTTCCGCAACCAGCACGGCTCCGACCGGCGCAGGTCCATTAGCCGTTCCCGGAACGATCACCGATCTGACCAACGCGGGCACCAACTCGCTGCAAGGCAAGACCTTTATCTTTACGCCCGCCAGCGGTCCTGCGACCACGATCACGATCAGCAGCACGGTTGCTGCCGGCAACGTCAACTCGATTGCGGCTTTCAATGCTGCCTTGACGACCGCGGGTCTTGGCTTGACGGCGTCCCTGGCCAGCGACGGCTCGATCACGCTGACCTCAAACAACGACAATGCCAGCCAGACGCTGACAACAGGTACGACCGCAGCCGCGAACAACATCGCGATCAGCGGTACCGACACGGCGGCCCTCGTCACGCCGACCGGCGGCGCCGCGGGCAAGCCACTCGCCGACCCGAACTCGCAGAGCACCCGTGCCGGCCTGGTCTCCCAGTACAACAACATCATCGCGCAGATCACGACAACGTCGCAGGACTCGTCGTTCAATGGCATCAATTTGTTGAACGGCGACGACCTCAAGCTGACCTTCAACGAGACCGGCACATCCACGCTCAGCATCAACGGGGTCACCTTTGACGCGGCCGGTCTTGGTCTTAGCCCTCTGACCGCAGGTACCGACTTCCTGGACAACAGCTCGGCCAACGCGGTAATCGCCAAGCTGGCCACCTCTTCGGACCAATTGCGCTCGGAAGCCTCTGCGCTCGGTTCGAACCTGTCGATCGTGCAGATCCGCCAGGACTTTGCGAAGAGCCTGATCAACGTGTTGCAGACCGGCTCGTCAAACCTGACGCTTGCCGACTCCAATGAGGAAGCGGCCAACAGCCAGGCGCTGTCGACCCGCCAGTCGATCGCGGTCTCGGCGCTGGCGCTGGCCAACCAGTCGCAGCAGAGCGTGCTCCAGCTGCTCCGTTGA